In Ignavibacteria bacterium, the sequence GGCGGGGCATTTAAACGGATCACTGCCATTATACGTTGCGTAGCGGTTAAATAGCTGCAGGATGCGTTCATCCTTAAAAAATGAACGGTTGGCTTCATTCATTGTACGGAAGGGATCTATTTTATGCAGCTTAAAGAGTGTCTTTAAGGCTTTAAAATTAGTGTATGTTCCCGCGCTATATAGATCTTTAAATAAAAAAATATCTGCTGTCAGATCATAAATGGTTTTACAGTATTCAAGATATTTATAAAGAGAGTTCCTGTTTTCGTTTGTATTAGCTTCAATCTCTTCTTCGAATTTCTCTAAATCAGAATAGGCATTCAATACCGTGCCATCAGGGTAGTAATATCTGCAGAGATTGGTGAGTTTGTTTAATGAGAGCCATTCATCCGGGTTTTCACCAACGGATTGGAAAAGCTCCCTTATGACAAAGGGCATAGTAATAAGCGAAGGGCCGGTATCGAACCGGTAACCGTTGAGCTCTAATGATTGGGCTTTGCCGCCCGGCGAGGAGTTTTTTTCGTAAACGGTTACATCAAATCCCGCATGTGCCAGCCGGATGGCTGCGGAGAGACCGCCGAGACCTGAGCCTATAATAGTGATTGATTTTGTTTTAATTTGGGATGGTTTCAATGTGTATCAACGGGAATTGTTTATTTGTTGGTCACAAGACCAGCATCGGGGTGAAACGGGTTATTTGTCATAACGCATTGAGACAGTCAATGCAGTCCAAAAAAAGACAAATGTTACATATCAAAATTCATGTTGGGATACAGTGAACGAAGGCGCTCATGATGCTTTGAATCCGGCAGCTTGGAGTATTTTCTTCTTTCGCTTCTGTTTAATAAATACAAGCCTGTCAGCTTAAGCTTTTCAGCAGTGCTTACAAATCTTCTGCCTGAATAAATATCATATCCGTATGCTTCGATCTCACTGAGTATGCGGGAATAAATTTTATACATCAAAACAACTGTTGTGCGGGAACCGTCATTGGTAAGATACGGAAAGCCGTGTGTTGAAAGCTCGTAATATGCCCGGGCTCTATCAATATTAAAGCGCATCATCATGGCAAAATTTTCGTTCATACTGCCTGATGCAATATCCTCTTCTGAATATTCAAAACATTTCAATTCTTCTTCCGGAATGTAAATCCTGCCCATCTGGTAATCTTCTTTTATATCCCTCAGAATGTTGGTTAACTGCATTGCTTTGCCCAGGTAAACAGCATACGGGAGAGCTGCTTTATGAGTGTACCCGAATATTTCAGTCATAATTAGCCCTACAACAGAAGCAACCTTGTAACAGTAATTTTCAAGTTCAGCAAAGGTTTTGTACCGTTTATGTTCAGTATCCATGCAAACACCTTCGATGAGATCATTGAAATATTTTCGCGGTATTTTATATTTGATAACGGTTTCGGCAAAAGCAGAACGGTTAATATGCGCCGGAAGAATACTGCTTATATTTCCGGTTTCTATTGCTTCACCCGGGATATTGTAAACATCATCAAGAAATGAATTAAGCTCATTGAATTTTTCACGAATGTTTTCTGTCGAAGCCATAATTCCGCCATCCACAATATTATCTGCATAACGGCAGAAGGTATAAACTGCATATGCAGCAGCGCGTTTTTCCTTAGGGAGCAGAAATGATGAAAAGTAAAAACTCTTGGCAAAATTGCGCGTGTAATCTCTGCACTCATCAAAAGTGCAGCTCATCGGTGTTATGGAATCAACAGAGTGTAATATTTCCTTCATTCGTAATTACTAAATTTTGTTTTCTTTATTCATTCATTTTCTCCTCAGCAAGAAAAGGAAATGAGGTGACATTTCAATATATTCAATCAATAAGCTTTTCAACAATTTTTGCCGATGAAAGCACACCGGGCAATCCTGCACCGGGATGAGTACCCGCGCCGGCAAAATACAGGTTCTCAAAATCTTCAGAGCGGTTATGCGGACGGAACCAGGCTGACTGAGTGAAGATCGGTTCCACTGAAAATGCTGAACCAAGATAACTGTTCAGGGTACCTTCAAAATGAAGCGGATCAATATAATGTTCAGCTATTATATTTTCTTCCAGCTCAGGCAGGTATGACTCCTGAAGGAACCGCATAATTTTATCACGGTACGGTTTTGCTTCAGTACTCCAGTCAATCCCTGAACCCTGGTGCGGAACAGGCGATAATACATAAAAACCTTCGCAGCCATCGGGAGCAATTGAGCTATCCGTTATGGTTGGCATGTGCAAATATAATGAAAAATCTTCAGCTAAAATCTTACGTTTAAATATATCATTCAGCAGCTCTTTATAGCGAGGACCCAGTATTATATTATGGTGCGCAATACTGCCGTTATTGTAGCGTTTTTTTGTACCGAAATATATAACAAAAAGCGACATGCTATATCGCATATTTTCAATTTTACGGTCAGAATATTTACTGCGGTATTGTTTACCTATCATATTACGGTAGGTATAGGCAACATCTGCATTAGAAACCACAGCATCTGCGGGAATAAAAGTATTATCTTCAAGCATTATACCCGTAACTTTTTTATCTTTTACTGTTATTTCCTTTACATCAATATTGTAATGAATTTTTCCTCCAAGCTCCAGGAAAAATCTTACAAGCCCATTTACGACCGTACCCGTCCCGCCCATAGCGTAATGTATGCCCCATTCACGCTCAAGGTAATGAATAAGCGCATAAATAGAAGTTGTATCAAATGGGTTGCCGCCCACCAATAATGGGTGGAAGGAAAAACACTCGCGCAGAAATTCATTTTTAATGAATTTTGATGCGTATTGATACACTGTTTTGTGTGACTGCAGCTTGATCATATCAGGCACAATTTTCATCATATCGCCAAAAGTATTGAAGGGCTTATCAGCCAGCTCTACAAATCCTTTCTGGAAAATAGCCTTTGTTGTTTTGATGAAATCAAGATATCCCTGTTTATCTTCGGGACTGAATTTTTCTATCTGGCTTAAAGTAAATTCCGTATCTGAATTATAATCGAAAAATTCTTTTTTATGATTAAAGATCCTGTAGAACGGATCAAGCGGCTTTAGAGTAAAGTAGTCCTCTTTTTTCTTACCTGCCAGTGCAAAGAGCTCATCAAATAAAAAAGGGGCAGTAATAACAGTTGGGCCGCCATCAAATTTAAAGCCGTTTTTTTCATAGACGTAAGCCCTGCCCCCGGGTTTATCGCGTTTTTCAAAAATTTCCACATCATAGCCTTTGGCTGCCAGGCGTATAGCTGCGCCCAGTCCGCCAAACCCGCTGCCGATAACAATAATTTTTTTCTTCAAGAATATAAACACACCCCGTCACGCCTTTGGCGTGACACCCCTCTCAAGAGGGGAATTTATTTTTTTAGTTTACGGGAAAAGAATTCCCATAAAGAAATGTTCATGGTTAAAAGTGAAAAACCGTAAATAAAATCTTCTATCGGGATTGTGAACAGCCTTATACCAAGATAGAATCCCTCGCCATACTGAACAATGGGTCTCCAGGTCAAATAACCGTTCACAATAAATATCAGAACAAACATTACGCACCAAAAAATCCAGAACTTTTTATTTACAAGAAGTTTGGTTCGTAAAAAAAAATCAAAAAACACAGCCACTACTACGGATACAAACGCAAGAATTGTGTATTCCTTCATTTATCCTCCGATTTCATATTACGGGTAAAGTACTTAACGCTCTCCCAGGTAAAGAGTCCGCAAAAAGGTATGACTATAAAGAAAAGGATCTCTTCAATAGGCAGACCTAAAATTTTGAAGCCAACTGTATACAAGGGATTGAAGCTCCAGTGGCCGCGTGCTGTAACAAAACTATCCCATAAGGTAAAGATTATAAACGGTATCAGTATTGCGAATATAAGCCGGGATGGATATCTATAAAAATCCATTTTTTTGCTGAAGCTGAGTACCAGCGGAGCAGCAATACTTACGGCGAGAACCAAAAAATATTCAGAATGCAATAATTTATATATTATTTCCCGGAGAAATATCTGAGCCGGAGTGTTTTTTATTCTTAATTAAAATTACAGGTAATATTAAGATCACAAATAGCAGGAGCCCAAAAACTGTAATAGTAATATAATTATTGAATATGTTCACTACGGCAAAATTCACAATGTTAATAAGCATGATAATTACAGGTATCTTATACAGGGCAGAGCTGTAATCAGCATTATTATTCCATTTTATTAGCTGTGAAAACGTAAATATGAAAATAAGCCCAATTGCATACCAGCTTACAAAATTCTGCATTGGTATTGCCGATTCGCTCCAAAGCCAGAATTTATTTACAAACGCTGCGAATGGTTCGAGCAATACATCTGCAGCAAGTATGAATACCGAAGCAATTGAAATTGCGGATATTTCAGAGCTGCCTTTAAGCAGGAACCTTGCGGCAAGAAGCGAGCAGGATGAAAGTGTGAACCATGCAAACATAATTGCAAGCGGTACACCGCCTATATGCGGAGAAAGTATACCGCTATATGAATAACTGCCGAACGGAAAACCGGTGGTAACACCCCAATACTCAATGAACCATGATGCCATAAAAATTACCGCTGTGGTGATAACAACCGAAAGAAGATCTGCCAGTTTGGTTAGGATGATGAAGGTAATAAGGGCCTCGAGCCC encodes:
- a CDS encoding squalene/phytoene synthase family protein, which codes for MKEILHSVDSITPMSCTFDECRDYTRNFAKSFYFSSFLLPKEKRAAAYAVYTFCRYADNIVDGGIMASTENIREKFNELNSFLDDVYNIPGEAIETGNISSILPAHINRSAFAETVIKYKIPRKYFNDLIEGVCMDTEHKRYKTFAELENYCYKVASVVGLIMTEIFGYTHKAALPYAVYLGKAMQLTNILRDIKEDYQMGRIYIPEEELKCFEYSEEDIASGSMNENFAMMMRFNIDRARAYYELSTHGFPYLTNDGSRTTVVLMYKIYSRILSEIEAYGYDIYSGRRFVSTAEKLKLTGLYLLNRSERRKYSKLPDSKHHERLRSLYPNMNFDM
- a CDS encoding phytoene desaturase — translated: MKKKIIVIGSGFGGLGAAIRLAAKGYDVEIFEKRDKPGGRAYVYEKNGFKFDGGPTVITAPFLFDELFALAGKKKEDYFTLKPLDPFYRIFNHKKEFFDYNSDTEFTLSQIEKFSPEDKQGYLDFIKTTKAIFQKGFVELADKPFNTFGDMMKIVPDMIKLQSHKTVYQYASKFIKNEFLRECFSFHPLLVGGNPFDTTSIYALIHYLEREWGIHYAMGGTGTVVNGLVRFFLELGGKIHYNIDVKEITVKDKKVTGIMLEDNTFIPADAVVSNADVAYTYRNMIGKQYRSKYSDRKIENMRYSMSLFVIYFGTKKRYNNGSIAHHNIILGPRYKELLNDIFKRKILAEDFSLYLHMPTITDSSIAPDGCEGFYVLSPVPHQGSGIDWSTEAKPYRDKIMRFLQESYLPELEENIIAEHYIDPLHFEGTLNSYLGSAFSVEPIFTQSAWFRPHNRSEDFENLYFAGAGTHPGAGLPGVLSSAKIVEKLID
- a CDS encoding lycopene cyclase domain-containing protein; the encoded protein is MKEYTILAFVSVVVAVFFDFFLRTKLLVNKKFWIFWCVMFVLIFIVNGYLTWRPIVQYGEGFYLGIRLFTIPIEDFIYGFSLLTMNISLWEFFSRKLKK
- a CDS encoding lycopene cyclase domain-containing protein, whose product is MHSEYFLVLAVSIAAPLVLSFSKKMDFYRYPSRLIFAILIPFIIFTLWDSFVTARGHWSFNPLYTVGFKILGLPIEEILFFIVIPFCGLFTWESVKYFTRNMKSEDK
- a CDS encoding carotenoid biosynthesis protein, which encodes MQAELQENKAAAGLILKILTGILIVMFPFGFIIMFTEFGSRFLWTTTIFLGLEALITFIILTKLADLLSVVITTAVIFMASWFIEYWGVTTGFPFGSYSYSGILSPHIGGVPLAIMFAWFTLSSCSLLAARFLLKGSSEISAISIASVFILAADVLLEPFAAFVNKFWLWSESAIPMQNFVSWYAIGLIFIFTFSQLIKWNNNADYSSALYKIPVIIMLINIVNFAVVNIFNNYITITVFGLLLFVILILPVILIKNKKHSGSDISPGNNI